One window of Paenibacillus albicereus genomic DNA carries:
- a CDS encoding DUF1906 domain-containing protein: protein MAKGIDTAVNCHSLAKAIREAGYEFVGRYYNRNRPQKNLTREEAAALSTEGLYIVAVWENGFPTSASYFSAEAGRRDGADAAAYARKAIGQPGGTPIYFTVDYDASDADLNGPVRDYIRGVIESVQAEGAEAARKGGKPYAVGIYGSGLTCGRIRAEHPQVAYAWLAESRGWRGHEAFAGWSLRQLQSTTVCGISVDTNESSGDGGGFRIASPNG from the coding sequence ATGGCGAAAGGAATCGACACGGCAGTCAACTGCCACTCGCTGGCGAAGGCGATTCGCGAAGCGGGGTACGAGTTTGTCGGGCGCTACTACAACCGCAACCGGCCGCAGAAAAATTTGACGAGGGAGGAGGCTGCCGCCCTGAGCACGGAGGGGCTTTACATCGTCGCCGTGTGGGAGAACGGCTTTCCGACAAGCGCGTCTTATTTCAGCGCCGAAGCGGGAAGAAGGGACGGCGCCGACGCGGCGGCCTACGCCCGCAAGGCCATCGGCCAGCCGGGAGGCACGCCCATCTACTTCACGGTCGACTATGACGCGTCGGATGCGGACCTGAACGGTCCGGTGCGCGACTACATCAGAGGCGTCATCGAGTCGGTGCAAGCGGAAGGGGCGGAAGCGGCCCGCAAAGGCGGCAAGCCATACGCGGTCGGCATCTACGGCTCCGGCCTCACCTGCGGCCGCATCCGTGCCGAGCACCCGCAGGTCGCCTACGCCTGGCTGGCGGAATCGCGAGGCTGGCGAGGTCACGAGGCGTTCGCCGGCTGGAGCCTGCGGCAGCTGCAAAGCACGACCGTTTGCGGCATATCGGTCGATACGAACGAATCGAGCGGCGACGGCGGCGGCTTCCGCATCGCCTCGCCGAACGGGTAA
- a CDS encoding IS110 family RNA-guided transposase yields MKLFVGIDVSSQELEACFMNSDGDKLETLTVKNNLEGASYLRDRIVAAADKHVSSEIHIGLEATSVYSWHPAMYMHQDAALQKRKAKVFTINPKLVSKFREAYSDLDKTDRLDAWVIADRLRFGRLTTTVVMQEQYVALQRLTRMRFHLIHNLTREKQYFLQNLFYKCNAFTTEVESSVFGHALMEMLSEKYSLDDIATMEVADLADYLRDKGRNRFPDPENVARCIQKAARASYRLGKVVEDSIDLVLGTSIQAIRSIQSQLKDLDKAIERILDGIPGAKCLRSIPGIDRVYAAGILAEIGDIDRFGDQAAVAKYAGLTWRRHQSGPFEAEDTKRIKSGNRFLRYYLVEAANSVKNRDEEFGAYYRKKYKEVPKHQHKRALVLTARKLVRLVDVLLRNGQLYTPRRKVTPAKD; encoded by the coding sequence TTGAAGCTGTTTGTCGGTATTGACGTCAGTTCGCAAGAACTGGAAGCGTGTTTCATGAATTCGGATGGCGACAAGCTCGAGACGCTCACCGTAAAAAACAATCTCGAAGGCGCATCCTATCTGCGTGATCGTATTGTTGCTGCAGCGGACAAGCACGTGTCATCCGAGATCCATATTGGTCTGGAAGCGACATCGGTCTATAGCTGGCATCCGGCGATGTACATGCATCAGGATGCCGCGCTGCAGAAGCGCAAAGCCAAAGTCTTCACCATCAATCCGAAGCTGGTCAGCAAGTTCAGGGAAGCTTACTCGGATCTGGATAAGACCGACCGCCTCGATGCCTGGGTCATCGCGGACCGCCTTCGTTTCGGCAGGCTGACGACCACCGTCGTCATGCAGGAGCAGTACGTTGCGCTCCAGCGCCTGACGCGCATGCGGTTTCACCTGATCCACAACCTGACCCGCGAGAAGCAATATTTCTTGCAAAACCTGTTCTACAAATGCAACGCCTTTACCACCGAAGTGGAGAGCTCCGTATTCGGTCATGCGCTCATGGAGATGCTCTCCGAGAAGTATAGTCTCGATGACATCGCGACCATGGAGGTCGCTGATCTAGCTGACTATCTGCGGGACAAGGGGCGCAATCGCTTCCCTGACCCCGAGAATGTCGCGCGCTGCATTCAGAAAGCCGCTCGCGCCTCGTACCGCCTTGGGAAAGTCGTCGAGGATTCCATCGACCTGGTGCTCGGCACGTCCATTCAAGCGATTCGCAGCATCCAGTCCCAGCTGAAGGACCTAGACAAGGCCATTGAGCGGATTCTGGACGGCATCCCTGGCGCCAAATGCTTGCGTTCGATCCCGGGCATCGATCGGGTGTACGCCGCCGGCATTCTCGCGGAAATTGGCGACATCGACCGCTTCGGCGATCAGGCCGCTGTAGCCAAATACGCAGGCCTGACCTGGCGCAGGCACCAATCTGGACCGTTTGAAGCCGAGGATACGAAACGCATCAAATCCGGCAACCGATTCCTTCGCTATTACCTGGTTGAAGCTGCCAACTCGGTGAAGAACCGCGATGAAGAATTCGGCGCGTACTACCGGAAGAAATACAAGGAAGTACCCAAGCACCAACACAAACGCGCCCTCGTCTTAACGGCAAGAAAGCTTGTGCGTCTGGTCGATGTGCTGCTACGCAACGGCCAACTCTATACGCCGCGAAGGAAGGTGACGCCCGCGAAGGATTAA
- a CDS encoding response regulator, with translation MRQLRIVIADDQALMRDGLQTIVRLESDMEVVGLAADGAEALQRVRELEPDVLLLDIQMPRMGGIECARRLAEEGSRTVVLLLSTFLDDGYVRDGLAAGACGYLLKDMDAPQLLDAIRDAAKGRLVMPAAVASNVAAQLRRLSEEAAPAEAAVAGYGADEFAGQSAEARRSVAEPGLEGEAGRSGTGPGSAGETWRSVAGPGSAAEASRSGAGPGSAGETWRSGTGPGSAAEAWRSEAGPGLSAEAGRLGAASSGKRSIASSGQHAGVGRIPGMPASAEWGFTGRELEVAGLIRSGMSNKQIAAVMFMNEGTIRNYASVIYSKLGVSDRTAAVLLLREVEL, from the coding sequence ATGAGGCAGCTGCGCATCGTCATCGCCGACGACCAGGCTCTCATGCGCGACGGCTTGCAGACGATCGTGCGGCTCGAGTCCGACATGGAAGTCGTCGGACTGGCGGCGGATGGAGCGGAAGCGCTGCAGCGAGTTCGCGAGCTGGAGCCGGACGTGCTGTTGCTCGACATCCAGATGCCCCGCATGGGCGGCATTGAATGCGCCAGGCGGCTCGCCGAGGAAGGCTCGCGCACCGTCGTCCTGCTGCTTTCCACGTTTCTCGACGACGGCTACGTCCGCGACGGGCTCGCGGCGGGCGCATGCGGGTATCTGCTCAAGGACATGGACGCCCCGCAGCTGCTCGACGCGATCCGCGATGCCGCCAAGGGCCGCCTCGTCATGCCTGCCGCCGTCGCCTCCAACGTCGCTGCCCAACTGCGGCGGCTCTCGGAGGAGGCAGCGCCGGCCGAGGCGGCAGTCGCGGGATATGGGGCGGACGAATTCGCTGGACAGTCTGCTGAAGCTCGGCGATCGGTGGCGGAGCCAGGACTAGAAGGGGAAGCTGGGCGATCGGGAACGGGTCCAGGATCAGCAGGGGAAACCTGGCGATCGGTTGCGGGTCCAGGATCAGCGGCGGAAGCCTCGCGATCGGGAGCGGGTCCAGGATCAGCAGGGGAAACCTGGCGATCGGGAACGGGTCCAGGATCAGCGGCGGAAGCCTGGCGATCGGAAGCGGGTCCAGGTTTATCAGCGGAAGCAGGGCGATTGGGAGCAGCAAGCTCAGGAAAGCGCTCAATAGCAAGCTCCGGGCAGCATGCGGGCGTCGGCAGGATTCCGGGGATGCCTGCGTCAGCAGAGTGGGGCTTTACCGGGCGGGAGCTGGAAGTAGCTGGACTTATTCGCAGCGGCATGTCCAACAAGCAAATCGCGGCCGTCATGTTCATGAACGAAGGCACGATCCGTAACTATGCGAGCGTCATCTACAGCAAGCTCGGCGTCAGCGACCGCACGGCGGCCGTATTGCTCCTTCGCGAGGTCGAACTGTAA
- a CDS encoding ATP-binding response regulator: protein MEEEEIGFAPEEEPAVEDGSGWKFLIVDDDPDIHRITRLVLGPETFEGRPLVFYSAYSASEALGLLRGHPDVAVVLLDVVMETEDAGLRLARSIREELGNALVRIVLRTGQPGQAPESDVIRSYDINDYREKTELTSSKLFSTVYASIRAYRAAVELSRSQARLEEAVRRRTQELEERGRQLEASIRSAYEAMAEVAVLEERGRIAREIHHSVGHTMTAAIVQLEAARRLLAAGEGDEAEAKVELARQLARKGLEEIRGSVRAIAADVAVRRPPAEELEQVAREAEWASGVRVEGSFAGLPHLSWYQARLLRDILREGLTNGIRHGGAQRFVCRVEAEPSAEGGRRIALSLWNDGMWSGEAEPGFGLRALQGQLAEAGGSLTLGAAAHGGAELRVALPLPRQAGEAEAAEAVEAVETAGVASAVGVAAGVASASCGDGPDRAEQPLIGQAAELEAAAVRHAEPGDAWPLAGEARDAAGGGVPDRAEQPLIGQAAELEAAAARHAEPGHAWPLAGEADEAEAVAAPPGMSTGPSKVKATGGGEAPSACEKASVPIPPSGAGGEASA from the coding sequence ATGGAGGAAGAGGAGATCGGCTTCGCGCCGGAGGAGGAGCCGGCGGTCGAGGACGGCTCCGGCTGGAAGTTCCTGATCGTCGACGACGATCCGGACATCCACCGCATTACCCGGCTCGTGCTCGGGCCGGAGACGTTCGAGGGACGGCCGCTCGTTTTTTACAGCGCCTACAGCGCATCGGAAGCGTTGGGGCTGCTGCGCGGCCATCCCGACGTCGCGGTCGTGCTGCTGGATGTCGTCATGGAGACGGAGGATGCCGGCCTGCGGCTGGCGAGGTCCATCCGGGAGGAGCTCGGCAATGCGCTCGTCCGCATCGTGCTGCGCACCGGGCAGCCGGGGCAGGCTCCCGAGTCGGACGTCATTCGCAGCTATGACATCAACGACTATCGCGAAAAGACGGAGCTGACCAGCTCCAAGCTGTTCAGCACCGTCTACGCCTCGATCCGCGCCTACCGCGCGGCCGTGGAGCTGTCCCGCTCGCAGGCGCGGCTCGAGGAGGCGGTCCGCCGCCGCACGCAGGAGCTGGAGGAGCGCGGCCGGCAGCTCGAGGCATCCATCCGTTCGGCGTACGAGGCGATGGCGGAGGTGGCCGTGCTGGAGGAGAGGGGGCGGATCGCCCGCGAGATCCATCATAGCGTCGGGCATACGATGACCGCGGCGATCGTGCAGCTGGAGGCGGCGCGCCGGCTGCTCGCCGCCGGCGAAGGCGACGAGGCCGAGGCCAAGGTGGAGCTCGCGCGCCAGCTCGCGCGCAAGGGGCTGGAGGAAATTCGCGGCTCCGTGCGGGCGATCGCGGCGGACGTCGCGGTCCGTCGGCCTCCGGCGGAGGAGCTGGAGCAGGTGGCGCGGGAAGCCGAATGGGCGAGCGGCGTCCGCGTGGAGGGAAGCTTCGCCGGCCTGCCTCATCTCAGCTGGTACCAGGCACGGCTGCTGCGGGATATTTTGCGGGAAGGGCTGACCAACGGCATCCGCCACGGAGGAGCGCAGCGCTTCGTCTGCCGGGTGGAGGCGGAGCCGTCCGCCGAGGGCGGGCGGCGGATCGCGCTGTCGCTGTGGAACGACGGCATGTGGAGCGGCGAGGCGGAGCCTGGATTTGGCCTGCGTGCCCTGCAGGGGCAGCTCGCCGAAGCCGGCGGCAGCCTGACGCTGGGCGCGGCCGCGCACGGCGGCGCCGAGCTGCGTGTCGCGCTGCCGCTGCCCCGCCAGGCGGGGGAGGCCGAGGCGGCCGAGGCGGTCGAGGCGGTCGAGACGGCGGGCGTGGCGAGCGCGGTGGGCGTGGCGGCGGGCGTGGCGAGCGCGTCGTGCGGAGACGGGCCGGATCGGGCCGAGCAGCCGCTGATCGGCCAAGCAGCAGAGTTAGAGGCGGCGGCCGTAAGGCATGCGGAGCCAGGGGACGCGTGGCCGCTCGCTGGTGAGGCGAGGGACGCGGCGGGCGGGGGCGTGCCGGATCGGGCCGAGCAGCCGCTGATCGGCCAAGCAGCGGAGTTAGAGGCGGCGGCCGCAAGGCATGCGGAGCCAGGGCACGCGTGGCCGCTCGCTGGTGAGGCGGACGAAGCCGAGGCGGTTGCCGCGCCCCCTGGTATGTCGACGGGACCCTCGAAGGTGAAAGCCACTGGGGGCGGAGAGGCGCCCAGCGCATGTGAGAAGGCATCGGTACCGATTCCGCCAAGCGGAGCGGGTGGGGAGGCGTCGGCATGA
- a CDS encoding ATP-binding protein, giving the protein MSKSRLPKPKRRLLLPVVLLLLIGAAAWALLAPGGGRERSPAAEAGTIDLSGQPFDEAIALRGQWEFYPGRLLEPASWDGGPPPRPAGFMDVPGYWNKQEIGGRTYPLDGCATLRLTALVPEDLPLLAVKLGNLFTSYRLWADGRETASAGVVSCSREEAVPRQIVQVAPLERADGPELELVLQLSNFDYYKSGFQRSPLIGTEAELGALYRRDAAISWFAFGACGIIAFYHLLVFAVRRRHLASLYVGSFSLLMSVRTLLVNDRLVYTIFPALDWQWFAKALYLIFYLGLLLLTRMLRELYPAFIGRRLVRSSDAVGGLGALLCLVAEQRVYEYALLPAELYACFVMAYGVGAIAVAVARGERGALLFLCGFAFLAGTVVHDFFYMADLTRAASLAPLGFLMFSLFQSVLLARHYAGSFAEAEQLAQRLLAMDRLKDEWNQTLEQRVQARTAELQEAMERLESTQRQLVQAEKMASLGNLVAGVAHEINTPIGIGVTASSHLVQRAERLRTLYASGQMKRTELERFLAESSESASILLSNLQRTEQLVRSFKQVAAGQASELPQRFEAKQAALDVLISLSPLLRESGVRLDVRVEAEKGLETTGYVGAFYQILTNLLVNSVTHAYPEGGAGIVMIRISRLQEREGIQVEFEDDGVGMEPELAARIFDPFVTTRRGRGGTGLGLSLVYSLVATTWGGAIRIWSEPGRGTRFELELPEASEEDERQDGANARERNRS; this is encoded by the coding sequence ATGTCGAAATCCCGACTTCCCAAGCCTAAGAGGCGGCTGCTCCTACCCGTCGTCCTGCTGCTGCTGATCGGTGCGGCGGCGTGGGCGCTGCTGGCCCCGGGAGGCGGCCGGGAGCGGTCGCCTGCGGCGGAGGCGGGGACGATCGACCTGTCGGGCCAGCCGTTCGACGAAGCGATCGCGCTGCGCGGACAGTGGGAGTTCTACCCCGGCCGGCTGCTGGAGCCGGCCAGCTGGGATGGCGGCCCGCCGCCGCGGCCGGCCGGCTTCATGGACGTGCCCGGCTACTGGAACAAGCAGGAGATCGGGGGGCGGACCTACCCGCTGGACGGCTGCGCGACGCTGCGGCTGACGGCGCTCGTGCCGGAGGACCTGCCGCTGCTCGCCGTCAAGCTCGGCAATCTGTTCACCTCGTACCGGCTGTGGGCGGACGGCCGCGAGACGGCATCGGCCGGCGTCGTCTCCTGCTCGCGGGAAGAGGCGGTGCCCCGCCAGATCGTGCAGGTGGCGCCGCTGGAGCGGGCGGACGGGCCGGAGCTCGAGCTCGTGCTGCAGCTGTCCAACTTCGATTATTACAAAAGCGGGTTCCAGCGCAGCCCGCTGATCGGCACGGAAGCGGAGCTCGGGGCGCTGTATCGCCGCGACGCGGCGATCTCCTGGTTCGCCTTCGGCGCCTGTGGCATCATCGCGTTCTATCATCTGCTCGTGTTCGCGGTGCGAAGGCGCCATCTCGCTTCGCTGTACGTCGGCTCCTTCTCGCTGCTCATGTCGGTGCGGACGCTGCTGGTCAACGATCGCCTCGTCTACACGATCTTTCCGGCGCTGGACTGGCAATGGTTCGCCAAGGCGCTCTACCTCATCTTCTATCTCGGCCTGCTGCTGCTGACGCGCATGCTGCGGGAGCTGTATCCGGCGTTCATCGGGCGCAGGCTCGTCCGGTCTTCCGACGCCGTCGGCGGCCTGGGAGCGCTGCTGTGCCTGGTGGCGGAGCAGCGCGTCTACGAATATGCGCTGCTCCCCGCCGAGCTGTATGCCTGCTTCGTCATGGCGTACGGAGTCGGCGCGATCGCGGTGGCGGTAGCGCGGGGCGAGCGCGGAGCGCTGCTGTTCCTTTGCGGCTTCGCTTTCCTCGCCGGCACGGTCGTCCACGATTTCTTCTACATGGCGGACCTGACGCGCGCGGCCTCGCTCGCTCCGCTGGGCTTTCTGATGTTCTCGCTCTTCCAGTCGGTGCTGCTCGCCCGCCACTATGCCGGCTCGTTCGCCGAGGCCGAGCAGCTGGCGCAGCGGCTTCTCGCGATGGACCGGCTCAAGGACGAGTGGAATCAGACGCTCGAGCAGCGGGTGCAGGCACGGACGGCGGAGCTGCAGGAGGCGATGGAACGGCTGGAGTCGACCCAGCGGCAGCTCGTGCAGGCGGAGAAGATGGCCTCGCTCGGCAATCTCGTCGCCGGCGTCGCCCACGAGATCAACACGCCGATCGGCATCGGCGTCACCGCTTCGAGCCATCTCGTCCAGCGCGCCGAGCGGCTGCGGACGCTGTACGCCTCCGGGCAGATGAAGCGGACCGAGCTCGAGCGGTTTTTGGCCGAAAGCTCGGAGTCGGCGTCCATCCTGCTGTCCAACCTGCAGCGCACGGAGCAGCTCGTCCGCAGCTTCAAGCAGGTCGCGGCCGGCCAGGCGAGCGAGCTGCCGCAGCGGTTCGAGGCCAAGCAGGCGGCGCTCGACGTGCTGATCAGCCTCAGCCCGCTGCTGCGGGAATCGGGCGTCCGTCTGGACGTGCGGGTGGAGGCGGAGAAAGGGCTGGAGACGACGGGATACGTGGGGGCTTTTTATCAGATCCTGACCAACCTGCTCGTCAACTCCGTCACGCATGCGTATCCGGAGGGAGGCGCCGGCATCGTCATGATCCGCATCTCGCGGTTGCAGGAGCGGGAGGGCATCCAGGTGGAATTCGAGGATGACGGCGTCGGCATGGAGCCGGAGCTGGCCGCCAGGATCTTCGATCCGTTCGTGACGACGCGGCGGGGCCGCGGAGGGACGGGGCTCGGCCTCAGCCTCGTGTACAGCCTCGTCGCGACGACCTGGGGCGGAGCGATCCGCATCTGGAGCGAGCCCGGCCGGGGCACGCGCTTCGAGCTGGAGCTGCCCGAGGCGTCGGAGGAGGACGAGCGGCAGGACGGCGCAAACGCGCGGGAAAGGAATCGGTCATGA
- a CDS encoding C40 family peptidase, producing the protein MTLQSAWTEWERTLQTGDLVFFHGIFRESVEIEIISRSEWSHVGMVVRLPGFDEALLWESTTTATLEDVEEHRIKTGPMLVRLRERIATDEAGRYDSRYAFRQLIGERQADTLDKFQAFVEEVHDASFPSLKRMAEELLAGRWDCQADEKTFFCSELVAETYMRLGWMKRAHPSNAYSPKLLAVSHELPLAPGMELARELRYLKDVEIPTSQA; encoded by the coding sequence ATGACGCTGCAATCGGCTTGGACGGAATGGGAACGCACGCTTCAGACGGGGGATCTGGTATTTTTTCACGGCATTTTTCGCGAATCGGTGGAGATCGAGATCATCAGCCGTTCGGAATGGTCGCATGTCGGCATGGTCGTCCGGCTGCCCGGCTTCGACGAGGCGCTGCTCTGGGAGTCGACGACGACGGCGACGCTCGAGGATGTCGAGGAGCATCGCATCAAGACGGGACCGATGCTCGTGCGGCTGCGCGAGCGCATCGCGACCGACGAGGCGGGCCGCTACGATTCGCGGTATGCGTTCCGCCAGCTGATCGGGGAAAGGCAGGCGGACACGCTGGACAAGTTCCAGGCGTTCGTCGAGGAGGTGCATGACGCGTCGTTCCCGAGCCTGAAGCGGATGGCGGAGGAGCTGCTCGCAGGGCGCTGGGACTGCCAGGCGGACGAAAAGACGTTCTTCTGCAGCGAGCTGGTGGCGGAAACCTACATGCGCCTCGGCTGGATGAAGCGCGCGCATCCGTCCAACGCCTACTCGCCCAAGCTGCTGGCCGTGAGCCATGAGCTGCCGCTCGCCCCAGGCATGGAGCTCGCGCGCGAGCTGAGGTACTTGAAGGATGTCGAAATCCCGACTTCCCAAGCCTAA
- a CDS encoding SET domain-containing protein has protein sequence MLEVRQSPNTTGEFTRGVFATRNIAKGTLFHEAPVVTYPNEEHELIEQTILEDYVFNFGANHGALVLGYGSLFNHSYEPNAVYELNFDQLTVEFYAYRDIEADEEIMINYNGEPDCDDPLWFTEDDGD, from the coding sequence ATGCTGGAAGTGCGCCAATCTCCGAATACGACGGGTGAATTCACCCGGGGCGTATTCGCGACCCGCAACATCGCCAAGGGAACGCTGTTCCACGAGGCTCCGGTCGTCACGTATCCGAACGAGGAGCACGAGCTGATCGAGCAGACGATCCTCGAGGACTACGTGTTCAACTTCGGCGCCAACCACGGCGCGCTCGTGCTCGGCTACGGGAGCCTGTTCAACCACTCGTACGAGCCCAACGCGGTGTACGAGCTGAACTTCGATCAGCTGACCGTCGAGTTCTACGCCTATCGCGACATTGAGGCGGACGAGGAGATCATGATCAACTACAACGGCGAGCCGGACTGCGACGATCCGCTCTGGTTCACCGAGGACGACGGGGACTGA
- a CDS encoding ArsR/SmtB family transcription factor codes for MNTDSRAFEEAAELLKALAHPVRLCIVNGLLAKGSCNVSFMQDCLGLPQSTVSQHLQKLRAAGIVQTSRSGLEVHYTIADERVKQLAGILLKEEPLS; via the coding sequence ATGAACACCGACAGCCGAGCGTTCGAGGAGGCGGCCGAGCTGCTGAAGGCGCTCGCCCATCCCGTGCGGCTCTGCATCGTGAACGGCCTGCTCGCCAAAGGCTCCTGCAACGTCAGCTTCATGCAGGACTGTCTCGGCCTGCCCCAGTCGACCGTCTCCCAGCATCTGCAGAAGCTCCGCGCCGCAGGCATCGTGCAGACGTCCCGCAGCGGCCTCGAAGTCCACTATACGATCGCCGACGAGCGCGTGAAGCAGCTCGCCGGCATCCTGCTCAAGGAGGAACCCTTATCATGA